In one Brachyhypopomus gauderio isolate BG-103 unplaced genomic scaffold, BGAUD_0.2 sc81, whole genome shotgun sequence genomic region, the following are encoded:
- the setdb1b gene encoding histone-lysine N-methyltransferase SETDB1-B isoform X1: MAPKKGSSSGKSSGKRMITIETKQEIIHLHEKGTRVAELARLFGRSTSTICTILKQKDNIKSANTAKGLTILSQLRTPVHEEMERLLLIWIKEKELAGDTVSEALISAKARAIFADLKKNQPSTSGDQNEFKASHGWFDKFKKRTGIHSVIRHGEASSADTTAADEFTTRFAELVRQEGYVPQQIFNCDETGLFWKKIPKRTFITAEEKHMPGHKPMKDRLTLALCANAQGDCKIKPLLVYHSENPRAFKSHKILKEKLHVLWRSNARAWVTRQFFVDWVNIAFGPEVKSYLLRNNLPLRALLLLNNAPGHPPALEDDILEEFQFIKVLFLPPNTTSILQPMDQQVIANFKKLYTKHLFHRCFDVTENTNLTLREFWKDHFNIVSCLNMIDLAWREVSTRTLNSAWKKLWPAAVASRDIGADEDEQLESNLQLEEIVSLGKSMGLEVDESDINGLVEEHEEHLSTDYLKALQEMHQSELVQEMSSSEEELQEPQEPIPSAEIKSVLAQWENVVRFVEKNHPEKVSTSRAAALFNDTSLAHFRNILKSRQKQTSLDRFLMKKKTDLSERAESSPKRPKTNEFLIFFDDGYASYVGLPELYPICRPLKKTWEDIEDDSCKDFIEEYITAYPNRPMVLLKPGQIIKTEWEGTWWRSRVEEVDGSLVKMLFLDDKRSEWIYRGSTRLEPMFNLKMSTANTQEKKLAGQQRLRPNMGALRAKGPVVQYTNDASLASSRPAPPPPAPPRPPPAMPMPSQPVRNEIQMAKKSTSQLVSAPRQGVTTDLQLKPLSSVVPQTSSSRLFLLQPGPVQNLAPIISSPQPLQAIQALQPLQALQPLQPTVAAYTSERIPQEPSYQAPNDRLFYLSHSCSPECLKRIRPTRPNLHRGRNPLLTPLLYEFRRMTARRRLNRKMSFHVIYKSPCGLSLRNMVEIQRYLFQTHCDFIFLEMFCLDPYVLVDRRFQPQRPFYFIRDITGGREDIPLSCVNEIDGTAPPNVTYSKERIPERGVIINTSPDYLVGCDCTDGCQDKSKCSCHQLTLQATACTPGGQINYSAGYHYKRLEECLPTGIYECNKRCRCNPQMCTNRLVQHGLQVRLQLFKTQNKGWGIRCLDDVAKGSFVCIYAGKILTDDIADKEGQEMGDEYFANLDHIETVEKFKEGYESEAHCSDSEGSGVDMSRVKLTPRPQQGKGAAKVEDRTGGKAQDSSSDDDSDSSDDKEESNGDDSDSSDDTFVKDTPYSSSSVWRSYTTRRQAKGMKEESQDSKDGLSVSGGRTEDRKPPPVPEESGKSKVASWLTSQTSTADGTVKAESAVKAESTVKAEATVKAETTVKAEKKDVMTLSDSDDVQTISSGSDDNKEREKKTQAVVKRQVAVKSTRGIALKASHSLMVKVGSAGPAAGRTGGSGSHQVHGGDGGDSGPKSTRQFFDGEENCYIIDAKLEGNLGRYLNHSCSPNLFVQNVFVDTHDLRFPWVAFFASKRIRAGTELTWDYNYEVGSVEGKELLCCCGSTECRGRLL; this comes from the exons atggcTCCAAAGAAAGGCTCTAGTAGTGGAAAGTCCAGTGGGAAGAGAATGATAACTATAGAAACTAAGCAGGAGATTATTCACCTGCATGAGAAAGGCACTCGTGTAGCCGAACTCGCTCGTCTGTTCGGCCGGAGTACATCCACCATTTGCACTATCCTGAAGCAGAAGGACAACATTAAAAGTGCAAACACGGCGAAAGGCTTGACGATATTGTCCCAACTTCGGACACCGGTTCATGAAGAAATGGAGCGGTTATTGCTGATCTGGATAAAGGAGAAGGAGCTCGCAGGCGACACAGTATCCGAAGCTTTAATCAGCGCTAAAGCTCGTGCAATCTTCGCGGACTTGAAAAAAAATCAGCCATCGACTTCAGGAGATCAGAACGAGTTTAAGGCAAGTCATGGCTGGTTTGATAAATTCAAAAAAAGGACTGGAATTCACTCGGTTATTAGGCATGGCGAGGCATCGAGCGCAGACACAACGGCAGCGGACGAGTTTACAACGCGCTTTGCAGAGCTTGTAAGACAAGAAGGCTACGTCCCGCAACAAATATTTAACTGCGATGAAACGGGTCTATTCTGGAAAAAGATACCCAAAAGGACTTTCATCACTGCTGAGGAAAAACACATGCCGGGACACAAGCCCATGAAAGACCGTTTAACGCTTGCGTTGTGCGCAAACGCGCAGGGTGACTGTAAAATAAAGCCGCTGCTCGTTTATCATTCGGAGAATCCGAGAGCGTTTAAAAGCCACAAGATATTAAAAGAAAAGCTGCATGTTTTGTGGCGCTCAAATGCACGGGCTTGGGTGACAAGGCAGTTTTTTGTGGACTGGGTAAACATTGCTTTTGGTCCTGAGGTAAAGAGTTACCTGTTGCGTAATAACCTCCCGCTACGCGCCTTACTGCTCCTTAATAATGCGCCCGGCCACCCGCCCGCTCTAGAAGACGACATCCTGGAGGAGTTCCAGTTCATCAAGGTGCTTTTTCTCCCACCAAACACGACATCGATTTTGCAGCCAATGGATCAGCAGGTCATAGCCAATTTTAAAAAACTGTACACTAAGCATTTATTCCACCGATGCTTTGATGTGACGGAAAATACAAATTTAACCCTGCGCGAGTTCTGGAAAGATCATTTCAACATTGTTTCATGTCTTAATATGATCGATCTTGCCTGGCGAGAAGTGTCGACGCGGACATTGAACTCTGCATGGAAAAAGCTGTGGCCTGCTGCAGTTGCATCGAGGGACATTGGTGCAGACGAGGACGAGCAGCTGGAGTCAAACTTGCAGCTGGAGGAGATTGTTTCGCTCGGCAAATCGATGGGTCTGGAGGTGGACGAGAGCGATATCAACGGACTTGTTGAGGAGCACGAAGAACACCTCTCCACAGATTATCTTAAGGCGCTGCAGGAGATGCATCAATCTGAGCTCGTACAAGAGATGAGCAGCAGCGAGGAAGAGTTACAGGAGCCACAGGAACCGATTCCTTCAGCTGAAATAAAATCAGTGCTTGCGCAGTGGGAGAATGTTGTGCGATTCGTTGAAAAGAATCACCCGGAGAAGGTATCAACGAGTCGTGCAGCAGCACTGTTTAATGACACATCTTTGGCTCATTTTCgaaacattttaaaaagcagACAGAAACAAACCTCGTTGGACagatttttaatgaaaaaaaaaacagatctgAGTGAACGTGCCGAAAGTTCACCCAAAAGGCCTAAAACCAACGA GTTCCTGATCTTTTTCGATGATGGTTATGCTTCCTACGTGGGCCTGCCTGAACTCTACCCCATCTGCCGACCAT TGAAGAAGACGTGGGAGGACATAGAGGATGATTCGTGTAAGGACTTCATCGAGGAGTACATCACTGCGTACCCCAACAGGCCCATGGTCCTGCTGAAGCCGGGCCAGATCATAAAGACCGAATGGGAGGGGACGTGGTGGCGCAGCCGTGTGGAGGAAGTGGATGGCAGCCTAGTCAAGATGCTCTTCCTG GACGACAAGCGCAGCGAGTGGATCTACCGCGGCTCCACGCGCCTGGAGCCCATGTTCAACCTGAAGATGAGCACGGCCAACACCCAGGAGAAGAAGCTGGCCGGCCAGCAGCGGCTGCGCCCCAACATGG GAGCGCTGAGGGCAAAAGGGCCCGTGGTGCAGTACACCAACGACGCCAGTTTGGCAAGCAGCCGacccgccccacccccaccagcgCCGCCCCGCCCACCTCCTGCCATGCCCATGCCCTCGCAGCCTGTCCGCAATGA GATTCAGATGGCCAAGAAGAGCACATCGCAGTTAGTGAGTGCCCCCCGCCAGGGCGTGACGACCGACCTGCAGCTCAAACCCCTCAGCAGCGTGGTGCCCCAGACCAGCAGCTCCAG GCTCTTTCTCCTCCAGCCGGGCCCCGTGCAGAACCTCGCTCCCATCATCTCCTCCCCCCAGCCCCTCCAGGCCATCCAGGCCCTCCAGCCCCTCCAGGCCCTCCAGCCGCTCCAGCCAACGGTGGCGGCGTACACCAGCGAGCGGATCCCCCAGGAGCCGTCGTACCAGGCACCCAACGATCGCCTCTTCTACCTCAGCCACTCCTGCTCGCCCGAGTGCCTGAAGCGTATCCGGCCTACGCGGCCCAACCTGCACCGTGGACGCAACCCCCTCCTCACTCCCCTGCTCTACGAGTTCCGCCGCATGACCGCACGCAGACGCCTCAACCGCAAG ATGTCCTTCCACGTCATCTACAAGTCTCCGTGTGGCCTGAGCCTGCGTAACATGGTGGAGATCCAGCGCTACCTCTTCCAGACGCACTGCGACTTCATCTTCCTGGAGATGTTCTGCCTGGACCCGTACGTGCTGGTGGACCGGCGCTTCCAGCCGCAGCGCCCCTTCTACTTCATCCGGGACATCACGGGCGGCCGCGAGGACATCCCGCTGTCCTGCGTCAACGAGATCGACGGCACCGCGCCGCCCAACGTCACCTACAGCAAGGAGCGCATCCCTGAGCGTGGCGTCATCATCAACACCAGCCCCGACTACCTGGTGGGCTGCGACTGCACCGACGGCTGCCAGGACAA GTCAAAGTGTTCGTGTCACCAGCTGACACTGCAGGCCACGGCGTGTACTCCTGGAGGTCAGATCAACTACAGCGCCGGCTACCACTACAAGAGACTGGAGGAGTGCTTACCCACAGg caTCTATGAGTGTAATAAGCGGTGTCGCTGTAATCCTCAGATGTGTACCAATCGTCTTGTGCAGCATGGCCTACAGGTTCGCCTGCAGCTCTTTAAAACCCAGAACAAAGGCTGGGGCATCCGTTGCCTTGACGACGTCGCTAAGGGCTCCTTCGTCTGTATTTACGCAG GCAAAATCCTCACGGACGACATAGCCGACAaggaggggcaggagatggGCGATGAGTACTTTGCCAACTTGGACCACATCGAGACTGTGGAGAAGTTCAAGGAGGGCTACGAGAGCGAGGCGCACTGCTCTGACAGCGAGGGCAGCGGTGTGGACATGAGCCGTGTTAAGCTGACCCCTCGACCCCAGCAGGGCAAGGGGGCCGCCAAGGTAGAGGACCGCACAGGGGGCAAAG CCCAAGACTCCTCCTCCGATGATGACAGCGACAGCTCGGATGACAAGGAGGAGTCGAACGGTGACGACAGCGACAGCTCAGATGACACGTTCGTGAAAGACACGCCTTACTCCTCGAGCTCAGTGTGGAGGAGCTACACCACCCGACGCCAGGCCAAAGGCATGAAGGAGG AGAGTCAGGACAGTAAGGATGGCCTGAGTGTCTCTGGGGGCAGGACTGAGGACAGGAAGCCACCCCCTGTGCCAGAGGAGAGCGGCAAGAGCAAAGTTGCCTCGTGGCTGACCAGTCAGACCTCCACCGCCGATGGCACGGTCAAGGCGGAGTCCGCGGTCAAGGCAGAGTCCACAGTCAAGGCAGAGGCGACGGTCAAGGCCGAGACCACGGTCAAGGCGGAGAagaag GATGTGATGACATTGTCCGACAGCGATGATGTTCAGACCATCAGTTCTGGCTCGGATGACAACAAGGAACGAGAGAAGAAGACTCAAG CGGTGGTAAAGCGACAGGTGGCAGTGAAGTCAACACGAGGCATCGCCTTGAAGGCCTCCCACAGCCTGATGGTGAAAGTCGGCTCAGCTGGCCCCGCAGCGGGCAGGACAGGCGGCTCAGGGTCCCACCAGGTCCatgggggtgatggaggagacaGTGGCCCCAAAAGCACCCGCCAGTTCTTCGACGGGGAGGAGAATTGCTACATCATCGATGCCAAACTGGAGGGCAACCTGGGACGCTACCTCAAC CATAGCTGCAGTCCTAACCTCTTCGTGCAGAACGTGTTTGTGGACACGCACGACCTACGGTTCCCTTGGGTGGCTTTTTTCGCTAGCAA GAGAATCCGTGCCGGGACAGAGCTGACGTGGGACTACAACTATGAGGTCGGCAGCGTTGAGGGCAAAGAACTACTGTGTTGCTGCGGTTCCACCGAGTGTAGAGGACGACTGCtctaa